A genomic region of Penaeus vannamei isolate JL-2024 chromosome 42, ASM4276789v1, whole genome shotgun sequence contains the following coding sequences:
- the LOC113826480 gene encoding uncharacterized protein isoform X2, protein MVGLVRDIVIPVKGDPVLTIVCEILSAPSQDHPQQEEEVENPHITRLWKMASAWRVISFFLVVFVLPTVLISLPLYARYHLYHARHLPMTETDTRALNHAVSSFWCQGQRVTTNGTLDAFLVAGAPRLHTQRRHVALRKNLTLQHDDIEYWGVYLLEGSSFSLSSCARWPGGTLLVVEGEENLRKCFYKEQKLENELNGGTKVLKPVYHGDTDAEPDDGPRDEDNDEDNDEDVGGEVFDDDHEHDLRLLEADDGEERDIEGNGDGVDLSPSLSHPKNLKARKNEMGKAKRKPRKGKKHRKGKKNDKQDDQEEARRGRSRRSRLVERVRRSSPGFDDNREVSLAEKLEILRRLNDTVDITSGNSSFSSSEEFLEQCKDTILTVDLSPFVDCRDRMDRMNLASDGQWTFKINKTDYYYFIFTSDNSIELNLLDFNLDLQRAIYDVSSPLDTCRNATECVFPLAFTQEEAVVVEVPAQERLQELHSFEVTTTCQPRVPVYMVFILLVPFIILLFAFQ, encoded by the exons ATGGTTGGTCTGGTGCGAGACATAGTCATCCCGGTCAAAGGGGACCCTGTGCTTACCATAGTGTGCGAGATCCTGAGCGCCCCTTCGCAGGACCATccccagcaggaggaagaggtggagaaccCCCACATTACGAGGCTGTGGAAG ATGGCTTCGGCGTGGCGCGTGATCTCCTTCTTCCTGGTGGTGTTCGTTCTCCCGACGGTGCTCATCTCCCTGCCCCTCTACGCCCGCTACCACCTCTACCACGCCCGCCACTTGCCCATGACGGAAACGGACACGCGGGCGCTCAACCACGCCGTGTCCTCCTTCTGGTGTCAG GGCCAGCGGGTGACGACCAATGGCACCCTGGACGCGTTCCTGGTGGCCGGCGCCCCTCGCCTGCACACCCAGAGGCGCCACGTCGCCCTCCGGAAGAACCTCACCCTCCAGCATGACGACATCGAGTACTGGGGCGTCTACCTTCTCGAGGGCTccagcttctccctctcctcttgcgcAAG ATGGCCCGGCGGAACCCTCCTGGtggtggagggcgaggagaacCTGCGCAAGTGCTTCTACAAGGAGCAGAAGCTGGAGAACGAGCTCAACGGCGGGACGAAGGTGCTGAAGCCCGTCTACCACGGAGACACCGACGCCGAGCCCGACGACGGCCCGAGGGACGAGGACAACGACGAGGACAACGACGAGGACGTCGGCGGCGAGGTCTTCGACGACGACCACGAGCACGACCTGCGTCTCCTGGAGGCTGACGACGGCGAGGAGAGGGACATCGAGGGCAACGGCGACGGGGTggacctctcgccctccctgagCCACCCCAAGAACCTCAAGGCCCGAAAGAACGAGATGGGCAAGGCGAAGCGCAAGCCCAGGAAGGGCAAGAAGCACAGGAAGGGCAAGAAGAACGACAAGCAGGACGACCAGGAGGAGGCGCGCCGAGGGCGGTCCCGCAGGTCGCGCCTCGTGGAGCGCGTCCGCCGCAGCAGCCCCGGCTTCGACGACAACCGCGAGGTCTCGCTCGCGGAGAAGCTGGAGATCCTGCGCAGGCTGAACGACACGGTGGACATCACGTCGGGCAACTCCTCGTTCTCAAGCAGCGAGGAGTTCCTGGAGCAGTGCAAGGACACCATCCTGACGGTGGACCTCTCGCCCTTCGTCGACTGCCGCGACCGCATGGACAGAATGAACCTCGCCAGCGACGGCCAGTGGACCTTCAAGATCAACAAGACGGACTACTACTACTTCATCTTCACTTCGGACAACTCCATCGAGCTGAACCTCCTGGACTTCAACCTGGACCTGCAGCGCGCGATCTACGACGTGAGTTCCCCGCTGGACACCTGCCGCAACGCCACCGAGTGCGTGTTCCCCCTGGCCTTCACGCAGGAGGAGGCCGTCGTGGTCGAGGTCCCGGCGCAGGAGCGACTCCAGGAACTCCACTCCTTCGAGGTGACGACCACCTGCCAGCCGCGAGTCCCCGTCTACATGGTGTTCATCCTCCTCGTTCCCTTCATCATCCTGCTGTTCGCTTTCCAGTGA
- the LOC113826480 gene encoding uncharacterized protein isoform X4, translated as MASAWRVISFFLVVFVLPTVLISLPLYARYHLYHARHLPMTETDTRALNHAVSSFWCQGQRVTTNGTLDAFLVAGAPRLHTQRRHVALRKNLTLQHDDIEYWGVYLLEGSSFSLSSCARWPGGTLLVVEGEENLRKCFYKEQKLENELNGGTKVLKPVYHGDTDAEPDDGPRDEDNDEDNDEDVGGEVFDDDHEHDLRLLEADDGEERDIEGNGDGVDLSPSLSHPKNLKARKNEMGKAKRKPRKGKKHRKGKKNDKQDDQEEARRGRSRRSRLVERVRRSSPGFDDNREVSLAEKLEILRRLNDTVDITSGNSSFSSSEEFLEQCKDTILTVDLSPFVDCRDRMDRMNLASDGQWTFKINKTDYYYFIFTSDNSIELNLLDFNLDLQRAIYDVSSPLDTCRNATECVFPLAFTQEEAVVVEVPAQERLQELHSFEVTTTCQPRVPVYMVFILLVPFIILLFAFQ; from the exons ATGGCTTCGGCGTGGCGCGTGATCTCCTTCTTCCTGGTGGTGTTCGTTCTCCCGACGGTGCTCATCTCCCTGCCCCTCTACGCCCGCTACCACCTCTACCACGCCCGCCACTTGCCCATGACGGAAACGGACACGCGGGCGCTCAACCACGCCGTGTCCTCCTTCTGGTGTCAG GGCCAGCGGGTGACGACCAATGGCACCCTGGACGCGTTCCTGGTGGCCGGCGCCCCTCGCCTGCACACCCAGAGGCGCCACGTCGCCCTCCGGAAGAACCTCACCCTCCAGCATGACGACATCGAGTACTGGGGCGTCTACCTTCTCGAGGGCTccagcttctccctctcctcttgcgcAAG ATGGCCCGGCGGAACCCTCCTGGtggtggagggcgaggagaacCTGCGCAAGTGCTTCTACAAGGAGCAGAAGCTGGAGAACGAGCTCAACGGCGGGACGAAGGTGCTGAAGCCCGTCTACCACGGAGACACCGACGCCGAGCCCGACGACGGCCCGAGGGACGAGGACAACGACGAGGACAACGACGAGGACGTCGGCGGCGAGGTCTTCGACGACGACCACGAGCACGACCTGCGTCTCCTGGAGGCTGACGACGGCGAGGAGAGGGACATCGAGGGCAACGGCGACGGGGTggacctctcgccctccctgagCCACCCCAAGAACCTCAAGGCCCGAAAGAACGAGATGGGCAAGGCGAAGCGCAAGCCCAGGAAGGGCAAGAAGCACAGGAAGGGCAAGAAGAACGACAAGCAGGACGACCAGGAGGAGGCGCGCCGAGGGCGGTCCCGCAGGTCGCGCCTCGTGGAGCGCGTCCGCCGCAGCAGCCCCGGCTTCGACGACAACCGCGAGGTCTCGCTCGCGGAGAAGCTGGAGATCCTGCGCAGGCTGAACGACACGGTGGACATCACGTCGGGCAACTCCTCGTTCTCAAGCAGCGAGGAGTTCCTGGAGCAGTGCAAGGACACCATCCTGACGGTGGACCTCTCGCCCTTCGTCGACTGCCGCGACCGCATGGACAGAATGAACCTCGCCAGCGACGGCCAGTGGACCTTCAAGATCAACAAGACGGACTACTACTACTTCATCTTCACTTCGGACAACTCCATCGAGCTGAACCTCCTGGACTTCAACCTGGACCTGCAGCGCGCGATCTACGACGTGAGTTCCCCGCTGGACACCTGCCGCAACGCCACCGAGTGCGTGTTCCCCCTGGCCTTCACGCAGGAGGAGGCCGTCGTGGTCGAGGTCCCGGCGCAGGAGCGACTCCAGGAACTCCACTCCTTCGAGGTGACGACCACCTGCCAGCCGCGAGTCCCCGTCTACATGGTGTTCATCCTCCTCGTTCCCTTCATCATCCTGCTGTTCGCTTTCCAGTGA
- the LOC113826480 gene encoding uncharacterized protein isoform X3, with product MGVDEIKPFISDPNPPRIAPGMASAWRVISFFLVVFVLPTVLISLPLYARYHLYHARHLPMTETDTRALNHAVSSFWCQGQRVTTNGTLDAFLVAGAPRLHTQRRHVALRKNLTLQHDDIEYWGVYLLEGSSFSLSSCARWPGGTLLVVEGEENLRKCFYKEQKLENELNGGTKVLKPVYHGDTDAEPDDGPRDEDNDEDNDEDVGGEVFDDDHEHDLRLLEADDGEERDIEGNGDGVDLSPSLSHPKNLKARKNEMGKAKRKPRKGKKHRKGKKNDKQDDQEEARRGRSRRSRLVERVRRSSPGFDDNREVSLAEKLEILRRLNDTVDITSGNSSFSSSEEFLEQCKDTILTVDLSPFVDCRDRMDRMNLASDGQWTFKINKTDYYYFIFTSDNSIELNLLDFNLDLQRAIYDVSSPLDTCRNATECVFPLAFTQEEAVVVEVPAQERLQELHSFEVTTTCQPRVPVYMVFILLVPFIILLFAFQ from the exons ATGGCTTCGGCGTGGCGCGTGATCTCCTTCTTCCTGGTGGTGTTCGTTCTCCCGACGGTGCTCATCTCCCTGCCCCTCTACGCCCGCTACCACCTCTACCACGCCCGCCACTTGCCCATGACGGAAACGGACACGCGGGCGCTCAACCACGCCGTGTCCTCCTTCTGGTGTCAG GGCCAGCGGGTGACGACCAATGGCACCCTGGACGCGTTCCTGGTGGCCGGCGCCCCTCGCCTGCACACCCAGAGGCGCCACGTCGCCCTCCGGAAGAACCTCACCCTCCAGCATGACGACATCGAGTACTGGGGCGTCTACCTTCTCGAGGGCTccagcttctccctctcctcttgcgcAAG ATGGCCCGGCGGAACCCTCCTGGtggtggagggcgaggagaacCTGCGCAAGTGCTTCTACAAGGAGCAGAAGCTGGAGAACGAGCTCAACGGCGGGACGAAGGTGCTGAAGCCCGTCTACCACGGAGACACCGACGCCGAGCCCGACGACGGCCCGAGGGACGAGGACAACGACGAGGACAACGACGAGGACGTCGGCGGCGAGGTCTTCGACGACGACCACGAGCACGACCTGCGTCTCCTGGAGGCTGACGACGGCGAGGAGAGGGACATCGAGGGCAACGGCGACGGGGTggacctctcgccctccctgagCCACCCCAAGAACCTCAAGGCCCGAAAGAACGAGATGGGCAAGGCGAAGCGCAAGCCCAGGAAGGGCAAGAAGCACAGGAAGGGCAAGAAGAACGACAAGCAGGACGACCAGGAGGAGGCGCGCCGAGGGCGGTCCCGCAGGTCGCGCCTCGTGGAGCGCGTCCGCCGCAGCAGCCCCGGCTTCGACGACAACCGCGAGGTCTCGCTCGCGGAGAAGCTGGAGATCCTGCGCAGGCTGAACGACACGGTGGACATCACGTCGGGCAACTCCTCGTTCTCAAGCAGCGAGGAGTTCCTGGAGCAGTGCAAGGACACCATCCTGACGGTGGACCTCTCGCCCTTCGTCGACTGCCGCGACCGCATGGACAGAATGAACCTCGCCAGCGACGGCCAGTGGACCTTCAAGATCAACAAGACGGACTACTACTACTTCATCTTCACTTCGGACAACTCCATCGAGCTGAACCTCCTGGACTTCAACCTGGACCTGCAGCGCGCGATCTACGACGTGAGTTCCCCGCTGGACACCTGCCGCAACGCCACCGAGTGCGTGTTCCCCCTGGCCTTCACGCAGGAGGAGGCCGTCGTGGTCGAGGTCCCGGCGCAGGAGCGACTCCAGGAACTCCACTCCTTCGAGGTGACGACCACCTGCCAGCCGCGAGTCCCCGTCTACATGGTGTTCATCCTCCTCGTTCCCTTCATCATCCTGCTGTTCGCTTTCCAGTGA